The genomic window CGAGGCCCTGTCTCTGAGCGAGACGCCCAGTTGGCGGCGGCTCAAGCGCCTGGAAGCCGAAGGGTTCATCGAGGGGTATCAGGCCAACCTGAGCCGCCGCCGCATGGGTTTTGGCGTGCTGGCCCTGGTGCAGATCTCCTTCGGTAACCACGCCAGCGACGCCCCGGCGCGCTTCGAGGAGGCAATCCAGGCCATTCCCGAGGTGCTCTCCTGCCACAACGTCACCGGCGAGGCCGATTACTTCCTGCAGATCGTGGCCCCGGACCTGGACGCCTATGGGCGTTTTGTTTCCGAGGTGCTGCGCGGCATGCCCGGCATCACCTCCATTCGTTCCAGCCTGTCGCTGCGCGAAGTCAAAGCCTCCACACGTCTGCCGGTATAACTTCACACACGAAGGAGCCCTCATGCACACCTTGACCGTCAAGACCGCCCGGCGCGAAGACCTGGTGGCCATCACCGCGCAGCTTCAGGACATTGTAGCCGTAAATGGCTGGCAGAGCGGCATGCTGTTCCTGCACTGCCCCCACACCACCGCAGGCCTGACCGTGAACGAAAACGCCGACCCGGACGTGGTGCGCGACGTGCTGGCCACGCTCTCCCGGCTGGTGCCCAAGGAGGGCGACTACCGCCACAGCGAGGGCAACTCCGACGCGCACGTGAAGGCCAGTTGCATGGGGCCGGGGTTGAGCCTGATCGTGGAGGGCGGGCGCATCCGCCTGGGCACGTGGCAGGGCGTGTTCTTCTGCGAGTTCGACGGCCCCAGGAACCGGCAGCTGTGGGTGCAGTGGATGGGCGCGTGAGGGGGAAGAGGGAGAGAAGAGAAGAGTAAGATGCCTCCGGCGGGCAAAGAGGGCTCCGCCCTCTCTGCACTCTCCCGCCAGGGGGATGATCCCCCTGGACCCTCAGTTAGCTTCGCGGGATGGGGGGGAAGCTGCGTCGGGTCAGCGTCCTTTGGCCACGGTCAGGTAGACCATGCGGGCTACCACGCCAAGGAGCGGCGCGCCCAGGGCGAAGAAGATGGCCACGTTGAAGTTCTGCTGCACCCAGGGAATCTGCCCGAAAAAGTAGCCGCCGAAGAGGTACAGCGGCGTCCAGATAATTTTGCCGATGGCGTTGTATTTCAGGAATTCGCGCCACTCCATGCGCACGATGCCACCCACCAGCGGCGCGACGCCCCGCAGGATGGGCACGAACCGCGCGGCGATGATGGTCACGCCGCCGTGGAGTTCGTAGTATTGATGAGCTTTTTCGAGGGCCTGGGGAGACAGGAAGGGAATCCTGCGCCGCGCGAAAAAGTGTCCGCCCAGGTAGCGGCCGCAGGCGAAGTTCACGGTGTCGCCCAAAAAGGCTGCCAGGATGGTCAGCAAAAGCGTCCCCCACAGGCTGAAGTCCGCTCCGCGCGAAACCAGCGCCCCCACGGCGAAGAGCACCGTGTCCGACGGCAGCGCCGTAGCGATGATAAGGCCCGTCTCCGCGAACACCACCAGGAACATGAGCCCGTACACCCACAGGCCGTATTCTGCGTTCAAACCGAGCAGATGACCTTCCAGGTGGATGAACACGTCCCAGATTTCAGCCATCGTCATTCACACTCCTAAAAATCCCACTAACGCTTCGTCAAGTTTCCGCTCACCCACCAGACTCCCGCTCGCACTCCGCGAAGCCCACTGAGGGTCCAGGGGGATCATCCCCCTGGCGGGTCCAGGGCAGAGCCCGCCGGGTCCAGGGCAGAGCCCTGGCAGGGACTGGGACGGAGTCCCAGCTCCTCTCCGAATCTGGCATTCTCGAGTCTATCACGAGAAAAGCATTGAATATATGCGTGAAAAACAGTTCATGTTTTTCACGTATGCGCCCTCCTATTCAACAACATATCTCACGCTGTCACTCCTGCCCTGGCTGTCCACCACCATGAGCTTGTGCGTTCCCGGTGCCAGCTCCACGAAGAGCGGCTCTCCGGGCGCGCCGTGGGCCAGCAGCAGCCCGTCCTGGAACCAGTGCAGCCGCCCGGCGTCCGGCCCGGCCTGGGCAGTGAGCCCCACGCGCTGGAACTGCGCGGGGGCGTCGGGGCGCACCTGATAGACCACCTGCGGCTTGGGCGAGGTGATGCGCGGCGGCTGGCCGCCTTGTGCTTCGGGGCAGTCGGGGCTGGGGGCGGGGATCTCGGCCACGGGCATGCCCCCGGCACGCCACCAGGAGGTCAGCTCGGCGGGGTGCTCGGTTATGACTTCCTGTCGCACGTCGCGTCCGTCCAGACAGGCCCCGGCCACGCGAAGGCCGGTGGCGGCGTCCACCAGGACGCGCTTGTGAATGGAGCAGGGGGCAAGCACCGTGACGCCGGGGATGGCGGTGAGCTTTATGCGGTGTACGCAGTCCGGGCCGGGGAGCTGGCGAGACACTGCGCAGACTTCCACCTCGGCGAGGTTCAGGCCGTCGGGCCTTGGCAGGCCGGAACCGTCGGGCTCCAGGGTGCGGAATATGTCGAACAGGAGCGGCGCGGCCTGTCGCGCGCCGGAGATGCCCTTGACGGCGCGGCCTTGCACGTTGCCGGTCCACACGCCCACGGCGTAGCGCGAGGAGTAGCCCAGGGCGAAGGCGTCGCGGTGGCCAAACGAGGTGCCGGTCTTCCAGGCCACGGCGGGAACCCCCTTGGCTCGTTCAATGCCGCCGGGCAGGTCCGGGCGCTCCAGACGGGAGAGGATGTCCGTGACCAAGGCGCAGGCTTCCGGGGAGAAAAGTCGGGAGACGGAGTTCGGCGGACGGTCGGCCAGAATTCGGGGCTGCCCGTGCAGGCCGCCGCTGCCCAGCGTGGCGTAGAGGTTGGTGAGGTCCAGAAGGCTCACCTCGCCGCCGCCCAGGATCAGCGACAATCCGTAATGGGAGGCGGGCCGGTCCAGGCTGCGCAGGCCCCCCTGGCGCAGAAGCGCCAGGAAGCGGTCCTGCCCCACCTCGGAGAAGAGTCGTACCGCCGGGGCGTTCAGCGAGTGGATGAGCGCGTCGCGGGCCTCCACGCGGCCACGGTAGGTGCCGTCGTAGTTGTGCGGGTCGTAGCTGCCCAGGGTGATGGGGATGTCCAGGATGAGGCTTTCGGGCGCGATGAGCCCTTCTTGAAATGCCTGGGCGTAGAGGAAGGGTTTGAGCGCCGAGCCGGGCGAGCGCCTGGCCGTGGCCGCGTTGACGCGCCCGAAGCGGGAGATGTCCTGATAGTCGGCGGAGCCTGCCAGGGCCAGCACCTCTCGGGTCCTGACGTCCAGCACCACCACGGCGGCGTTCTCCACGCCCTGGGCGCGAAGCTCGATGAGGCGCGAGCGCATCACCTGGCGGGCCAGCTCCTGCACGCGGCTGTCCAGGGTGGTGCGGATGCGCGGCTGGCCAGGGTCGCGGTCTTTCA from Fundidesulfovibrio putealis DSM 16056 includes these protein-coding regions:
- a CDS encoding Lrp/AsnC family transcriptional regulator → MGKTLAESGLDEVDRSILRLVQQDGRMSNARLAEALSLSETPSWRRLKRLEAEGFIEGYQANLSRRRMGFGVLALVQISFGNHASDAPARFEEAIQAIPEVLSCHNVTGEADYFLQIVAPDLDAYGRFVSEVLRGMPGITSIRSSLSLREVKASTRLPV
- a CDS encoding secondary thiamine-phosphate synthase enzyme YjbQ, with protein sequence MHTLTVKTARREDLVAITAQLQDIVAVNGWQSGMLFLHCPHTTAGLTVNENADPDVVRDVLATLSRLVPKEGDYRHSEGNSDAHVKASCMGPGLSLIVEGGRIRLGTWQGVFFCEFDGPRNRQLWVQWMGA
- a CDS encoding VTT domain-containing protein; this translates as MTMAEIWDVFIHLEGHLLGLNAEYGLWVYGLMFLVVFAETGLIIATALPSDTVLFAVGALVSRGADFSLWGTLLLTILAAFLGDTVNFACGRYLGGHFFARRRIPFLSPQALEKAHQYYELHGGVTIIAARFVPILRGVAPLVGGIVRMEWREFLKYNAIGKIIWTPLYLFGGYFFGQIPWVQQNFNVAIFFALGAPLLGVVARMVYLTVAKGR
- the pbpC gene encoding penicillin-binding protein 1C; translated protein: MTIGKRGRRLLAVALVLLLAPPAAFLALDALFPFPVERLTPPAATVVLDNRDAPIRFFLAPDQSWRFPVALSEVAPVFLDAVLASEDRRFFIHPGVNPASILKAAVSNLRAGRVVRGGSTITMQVARLAEPKPRTMGSKLIECFRAFQLERHFTKPEILEFYVNLAPFGGNMVGIGAASWFYFGKSPAALSLAESALLTAIPRAPNRYHPVRRPHTAGLARASVLSAMAATGAAPYAAALEAADQPLPERLTRPPLIAPHLAQMLKDRDPGQPRIRTTLDSRVQELARQVMRSRLIELRAQGVENAAVVVLDVRTREVLALAGSADYQDISRFGRVNAATARRSPGSALKPFLYAQAFQEGLIAPESLILDIPITLGSYDPHNYDGTYRGRVEARDALIHSLNAPAVRLFSEVGQDRFLALLRQGGLRSLDRPASHYGLSLILGGGEVSLLDLTNLYATLGSGGLHGQPRILADRPPNSVSRLFSPEACALVTDILSRLERPDLPGGIERAKGVPAVAWKTGTSFGHRDAFALGYSSRYAVGVWTGNVQGRAVKGISGARQAAPLLFDIFRTLEPDGSGLPRPDGLNLAEVEVCAVSRQLPGPDCVHRIKLTAIPGVTVLAPCSIHKRVLVDAATGLRVAGACLDGRDVRQEVITEHPAELTSWWRAGGMPVAEIPAPSPDCPEAQGGQPPRITSPKPQVVYQVRPDAPAQFQRVGLTAQAGPDAGRLHWFQDGLLLAHGAPGEPLFVELAPGTHKLMVVDSQGRSDSVRYVVE